TCTTTTCAGCTTCGCGAACCAGCTTTAATGAAGCCTTTCTGCCTACTGTAATAGGTAAAAATACTCCGGGAAACAACACCATATTACGAAGGGGGAGAACCGGAAGAATATCACCGGATTTTATATTCACATCAAACACATGTTCGTCATTGCCATCATAGTCGGTAATCAGTGAGAAGCCGTTCTCACCAACTTCTTCTTCCAATAAGTATCTTTCTTTCATCTTTTCGTTTTAATTTAGTTTATGTCATACATAATATGCATAAATCGTTTGCAAAGTTAATTGATTCTCTTTAATAATAAAGCACAGTGTGGAATAAAAACACAAAAACAATGCCAAAATATCGGGCGTTAATGGATTTATTCCATAATAATTATTTATTTTTGACGGTTTTCGGCAAAGATCAGTAAAAAACAGGTTTAGATGGCTAATAAGATGGCGAATCCTTTCTTTCAGTTTAAGCAGTTTACAGTATGGCATGACAAATGTGCCATGAAGGTAGGTACGGATGGGGTACTTTTAGGGGCGTGGGCTTCTGTTCAAGGGGCACATCGAATTTTAGATATTGGAACCGGGACGGGGTTGGTTGCTTTGATGCTGGCTCAACGTAGTCTGCCGGATGCAAATATTGTGGCGCTGGAAATTGACGAAGCCGCTGCCGGGCAGGCTAAGGAAAATGTGGCCCGTTCTCCCTGGAAGGATCGGATAGAAGTGGTGAAGCAAGATTTTCTGTTCTATCAGTCTCCGGATAAATTTGATGTGATCGTTTCCAATCCTCCTTACTTTGTGGATTCGCTTAGTTGTCCGGACCAACAGAGAAGCATGGCACGACATAACGATTCTCTGACTTATGAAAAGTTGCTGAAGGGTGTGGCTGATTTATTGAAGAAAGAGGGTACTTTTACAATCGTAATACCGACAGACGTGGCTGACAGGGTGAAGACTGCAGCTTCCGAATATCATTTATATGCAACTCGCCAGCTAAATGTAATAACCAAGCCGGGAGGAACTCCTAAACGGATGTTAATTACTTTTACGTT
This sequence is a window from Bacteroides thetaiotaomicron VPI-5482. Protein-coding genes within it:
- a CDS encoding tRNA1(Val) (adenine(37)-N6)-methyltransferase — protein: MANPFFQFKQFTVWHDKCAMKVGTDGVLLGAWASVQGAHRILDIGTGTGLVALMLAQRSLPDANIVALEIDEAAAGQAKENVARSPWKDRIEVVKQDFLFYQSPDKFDVIVSNPPYFVDSLSCPDQQRSMARHNDSLTYEKLLKGVADLLKKEGTFTIVIPTDVADRVKTAASEYHLYATRQLNVITKPGGTPKRMLITFTFNNEGCIKEELLTEVARHQYSEEYKELTREYYLHLK